The following coding sequences lie in one Onychomys torridus chromosome X, mOncTor1.1, whole genome shotgun sequence genomic window:
- the Magee1 gene encoding melanoma-associated antigen E1 → MSLVSQNSRRRRGGRANSRNSKGKGLPAAVPGPDVPKDPSDPQILQGLCASEGPGTSVMPTPREGPSTSVSPTASAGSSASGQLLISKGLNTSELPISGEGPGTSRPLAVSAGLNTAMSITAAEGPSTSVPPTAPKGSKASEHLGVSEGLNISEQPHSDEGPGGQPTPGEGLGTSVPPPFSEESGISVPLPSGEGLSASVSPTVSEGPGINLPSPASEARRPSVPPTASDGLGINLPSTPAEGRSTSVLLSVLEEPDISVSPPSTEGLSISMSPPSREVQSTWVPPTILEGSGVNAPPTSKKGLRTSVPPAAPERLSTSAEGGGTSVRSIAAEGFSISVASCAAEGSATCGLLPCIDGPSTSGLHILEEDRCTSGLHILGEGASTSQMPLAAEGLGASGMSTAADNPEAPLTCGASVGMNLCKCASLALQKDSGPVVRPKRSEGFLDFQVLRDSENSNSITIMGLGTAHVALTLKPQDPMEQNVAELLQFLLVKDQTKYPIKESEMRQFIVKEYRNQFPEILRRAAAHLECIFRFELKELDSEEHTYILLNKLGPVPFEGLEDIPNGPKMGLLMMILGQIFLNGNQAREADIWEMLWRFGVQRERRLSVFGNPKRLLSVEFVWQRYLDYRPITDCVPVEYEFYWGPRSHLETTKMKILKFMAKIYNKDPMDWPAQYNEALEEDANRDGGDWRAVPHFRRPFFEEVSPELLAPDSDAPGCSSKYSPHSWPESRLESKSRKLVQLFLLMDSTKLPIPKKGILYYIGRECSKVFPDLLNRAARTLNNVYGTELVVLDPRNHSYTLYNRREMEDIEEIVDSPNRPGNNFLMQVLSFIFIMGNHARESAVWAFLRGLGVQNGRKHVITCRYLSQRYLDSLRVPDSDPVQYDFVWGPRARLETSKMKALRYVARIHRKEPQDWPDQYREALEDEANRAEAHRPLVVRNLR, encoded by the coding sequence ATGTCGCTGGTAAGCCAGAATTCGCGCCGCCGCCGCGGTGGAAGGGCAAATTCGCGCAACAGCAAAGGGAAAGGTCTCCCTGCTGCCGTGCCAGGCCCAGACGTCCCTAAGGATCCCAGCGATCCTCAgatcctccagggcctctgcgcCTCTGAGGGCCCAGGCACCTCCGTGATGCCCACCCCCCGGGAGGGCCCAAGCACCTCTGTGTCACCCACCGCCTCTGCGGGCTCAAGCGCCTCCGGGCAGCTCCTCATCTCTAAGGGGCTGAACACCTCCGAGCTGCCCATCTCCGGGGAGGGCCCTGGCACCTCCCGGCCTCTTGCAGTCTCCGCGGGGCTGAACACCGCTATGTCAATCACCGCTGCAGAAGGCCCGAGCACCTCGGTGCCGCCCACTGCGCCTAAGGGCTCAAAGGCCTCTGAGCATCTCGGTGTCTCTGAAGGGCTGAATATCTCCGAGCAGCCCCACTCCGATGAGGGCCCTGGCGGGCAGCCCACCCCGGGTGAGGGCCTGGGAACCTCAGTGCCTCCCCCCTTCTCCGAGGAATCGGGCATTTCCGTGCCGCTTCCCTCTGGCGAGGGCCTGAGCGCCTCTGTGTCGCCCACCGTCTCTGAGGGACCGGGCATCAACTTGCCCTCCCCCGCTAGTGAGGCCCGGAGGCCTTCGGTGCCGCCCACTGCCTCTGATGGACTGGGCATCAACCTGCCGTCCACCCCTGCTGAGGGCCGGAGCACCTCCGTGCTGCTCTCGGTTTTGGAGGAACCCGACATCTCCGTGTCGCCCCCCTCCACGGAGGGACTGAGCATCTCCATGTCGCCCCCCTCCCGTGAGGTCCAGAGCACCTGGGTGCCGCCCACCATCTTGGAGGGCTCTGGCGTCAATGCGCCGCCCACCTCCAAAAAGGGACTGCGCACCTCGGTGCCACCCGCAGCCCCCGAGCGCCTTAGCACCTCAGCTGAGGGCGGGGGCACATCCGTGCGATCCATTGCTGCTGAGGGCTTCAGCATCTCGGTGGCGTCCTGCGCGGCGGAGGGATCCGCCACCTGCGGGCTGCTTCCCTGCATCGATGGCCCGAGCACCTCCGGGCTGCACATCCTGGAGGAGGACCGGTGCACCTCCGGGCTGCACATCCTGGGGGAGGGGGCGAGCACCTCGCAGATGCCCCTAGCTGCCGAGGGCCTTGGCGCTTCCGGAATGTCCACTGCCGCTGACAACCCTGAAGCACCGTTGACCTGCGGTGCTTCCGTGGGCATGAACTTATGCAAGTGCGCCTCCCTTGCTCTGCAAAAGGACTCTGGTCCGGTTGTACGCCCGAAGCGTTCTGAAGGCTTCCTGGATTTCCAGGTCCTGAGAGACAGCGAGAATTCCAACTCCATTACCATTATGGGCCTTGGCACCGCCCACGTTGCCCTCACGCTGAAGCCTCAGGATCCTATGGAGCAAAATGTAGCAGAATTGTTGCAGTTTCTGCTGGTGAAGGATCAGACCAAGTACCCTATTAAGGAATCTGAAATGAGGCAATTCATTGTTAAAGAATATCGCAACCAGTTCCCTGAGATCCTCAGACGAGCAGCAGCCCACCTGGAGTGCATTTTTAGGTTTGAACTGAAGGAGCTAGATTCCGAGGAGCACACCTACATCCTGCTCAACAAACTGGGACCTGTGCCCTTTGAAGGGTTAGAAGACATCCCAAATGGGCCAAAGATGGGCCTCCTGATGATGATCCTGGGACAGATATTCCTAAATGGCAACCAAGCCAGGGAAGCTGATATTTGGGAGATGCTCTGGAGGTTCGGAGTGCAGCGTGAAAGGCGGCTTTCCGTTTTTGGGAACCCGAAGAGGCTTCTATCTGTAGAGTTCGTGTGGCAGCGTTACTTAGACTACAGGCCCATCACTGACTGTGTACCAGTAGAGTATGAGTTCTACTGGGGCCCACGATCCCACCTTGAAACCACCAAGATGAAAATTCTGAAGTTCATGGCTAAGATCTATAACAAAGATCCTATGGACTGGCCAGCACAATACAATGAAGCGCTGGAAGAAGATGCTAACAGAGATGGTGGTGATTGGCGGGCTGTTCCTCACTTTAGGAGGCCCTTTTTTGAGGAAGTTTCTCCAGAGCTACTGGCTCCTGATTCAGATGCTCCTGGCTGTTCCTCAAAATATTCTCCCCATTCATGGCCTGAGTCAAGATTAGAGAGCAAGTCAAGGAAATTGGTCCAGTTATTTCTGCTGATGGACTCAACTAAGCTGCCTATACCAAAGAAAGGAATTCTGTATTACATTGGTCGGGAGTGCAGCAAAGTGTTCCCTGACCTCCTCAATCGTGCTGCTCGCACCCTAAACAATGTGTATGGCACGGAGCTAGTGGTCCTTGATCCCAGGAACCACTCCTACACCCTGTACAACCGAAGAGAAATGGAAGATATTGAAGAGATTGTGGACAGTCCAAACAGGCCCGGCAACAATTTCTTAATGCAAGTCCTAAGCTTCATCTTTATCATGGGCAACCATGCAAGAGAGTCTGCAGTCTGGGCCTTTCTGAGGGGCTTGGGAGTTCAAAATGGGAGAAAGCATGTGATTACCTGCAGGTATTTGAGTCAGCGCTACCTAGACAGTTTGCGGGTTCCTGACAGTGATCCAGTGCAATATGATTTTGTGTGGGGCCCTAGAGCCCGCTTGGAAACCTCCAAGATGAAAGCCCTGCGATATGTGGCCCGCATCCACAGAAAGGAGCCACAGGACTGGCCAGATCAATACAGGGAGGCCCTGGAAGATGAGGCCAATAGAGCTGAGGCGCACCGGCCACTGGTCGTTCGCAACTTGCGATAG